A region from the Hyalangium minutum genome encodes:
- a CDS encoding dienelactone hydrolase family protein, with product MRVLGLLVGLVALTAAAKPVQKPVKYELSGTKLEGVLIYDDSVKTPRPGLVLVPNWLGINAPNLKQAAEIAGKSYILFVADMYGETLRPKNTDEAGKAAGAVKGDRHLMRARVNKALEQLRSEGKAVGLDAKKLGAIGFCFGGTSVLELARSGADVAGVVSFHGGLDAPLAAEGKGLTAKVLALHGADDPYVPAAEVTGFQEEMRKAKADWQLVSYGNAVHSFTDVDANVAGQAQYNPKVAKRAYQAMNDFFAEAFGG from the coding sequence ATGCGAGTCCTGGGACTGTTGGTAGGGCTGGTGGCGCTGACGGCGGCGGCGAAGCCCGTGCAGAAGCCGGTCAAGTACGAGCTGAGCGGGACGAAGCTCGAAGGCGTGTTGATCTACGACGATTCGGTGAAGACTCCGCGCCCGGGCCTGGTGCTGGTCCCCAACTGGTTGGGAATCAATGCACCGAACCTGAAGCAGGCGGCGGAGATCGCCGGGAAGAGCTACATCCTCTTCGTGGCGGACATGTACGGCGAGACTTTGCGCCCCAAGAACACGGACGAGGCGGGCAAGGCCGCGGGTGCGGTGAAGGGCGATCGCCACCTGATGCGCGCGCGGGTGAACAAGGCGCTGGAGCAGCTGCGCTCGGAGGGCAAGGCGGTGGGGCTGGACGCGAAGAAGCTGGGGGCCATCGGCTTCTGCTTCGGCGGCACGAGCGTGCTGGAGCTGGCGCGCAGCGGCGCGGACGTGGCGGGGGTGGTGTCCTTCCACGGGGGCCTGGACGCACCCCTGGCGGCGGAGGGCAAGGGCCTCACGGCGAAGGTGCTCGCGCTGCACGGGGCGGATGACCCGTACGTGCCGGCCGCCGAGGTGACGGGCTTCCAGGAGGAGATGCGCAAGGCGAAGGCGGACTGGCAGCTCGTGTCGTACGGCAACGCGGTGCACAGCTTCACCGACGTGGACGCCAACGTCGCGGGCCAGGCCCAGTACAATCCGAAGGTGGCCAAGCGCGCCTACCAGGCGATGAACGACTTCTTCGCCGAGGCCTTCGGCGGCTGA
- a CDS encoding ComF family protein, whose amino-acid sequence MHLPKSSVLPGLLELLYPPACLACAKVISARAFFCETCDTALERVPPACCRACAEPGTFPSGQCPRCRVSPPPFARAWAPFAHEGPVARAIHRFKYEDHPELAHPLGELLAHEASAFLRRAPPVLVALPLHARRFRERQYDQTQLLAGALASATGRRAPVGLLSRTRETQRQVGLSEAERAQNVAEAFTATPSVKGQSLLLIDDVFTTGATARAAVQALREAGAAHVEVLAVARAYSLTS is encoded by the coding sequence ATGCATCTCCCAAAGTCATCGGTCCTGCCTGGGCTGCTGGAGCTGCTCTACCCGCCCGCGTGTCTGGCGTGCGCGAAGGTCATCTCCGCGCGCGCCTTCTTCTGCGAGACGTGTGACACCGCCCTGGAGCGCGTCCCGCCCGCCTGCTGCCGCGCCTGCGCCGAGCCTGGCACCTTTCCCTCGGGGCAGTGCCCGCGGTGCCGTGTTTCTCCGCCTCCCTTCGCACGCGCCTGGGCGCCCTTCGCTCATGAAGGGCCCGTGGCCCGCGCCATCCACCGCTTCAAGTACGAGGACCACCCCGAGCTCGCTCATCCCCTGGGGGAACTTCTCGCGCACGAGGCCAGCGCTTTTCTCCGCCGAGCGCCTCCGGTGCTCGTGGCGCTACCGCTCCACGCGCGCCGCTTCCGGGAGCGTCAATACGATCAGACCCAGTTGCTGGCCGGTGCGCTCGCGAGCGCCACGGGCCGCCGTGCCCCCGTGGGTCTGCTCTCACGGACGCGAGAGACTCAGCGCCAGGTCGGCCTCTCCGAGGCAGAGCGAGCCCAGAATGTCGCCGAAGCGTTCACCGCCACGCCCTCCGTGAAGGGCCAATCCTTGCTCTTGATCGATGACGTCTTCACCACCGGGGCCACCGCCCGCGCCGCCGTCCAGGCACTGCGGGAGGCGGGGGCCGCTCATGTCGAGGTGCTCGCCGTGGCACGCGCCTACAGCCTCACCTCATAA
- the gpmI gene encoding 2,3-bisphosphoglycerate-independent phosphoglycerate mutase: protein MKPAHKVLLCILDGWGIRKERTDNAILLAGTPNLDRISNGFPFTELQTSGLAVGLPEGQMGNSEVGHTNIGAGRIVYQDLVRINRAAESGELGSNPVIRAAMDKAKADGKAFHLLGLVSPGGVHSSMEHLYALLKAARDRGLPQVYIHAFLDGRDTPPQSGLGYVEELERFLKETHAARIATVGGRYYGMDRDKRWDRVKLAYDSIVFGQGEKAPDALAAIRASYAEKVTDEFVKPTVITQGDGTPVGRIRDGDVVMFFNFRADRAREMTRALADPTFKEFERGGLVLGRYICMTQYDETFNLPVAYGPEQPQEIFPELLAHQGLKQFRTAETEKYAHVTFFFNGGREVVYPGEERHLVQSPRDVKTYDLKPEMAAHEVTAELVKRIDSGKYDFALVNFANPDMVGHSGKLDAAMKAVKAVDECLGQLGAACQRNNWALVISADHGNCELMTDPTTGEPHTAHTLNPVPFYLIHPDFRGQKLRPGVLADIAPTLCKVMGLPQPKEMNRQGLL, encoded by the coding sequence ATGAAACCAGCGCACAAGGTCCTTCTCTGCATCCTGGATGGCTGGGGCATCCGCAAGGAGCGCACGGACAACGCGATCCTCCTGGCCGGAACCCCGAACCTCGACCGCATCTCGAACGGATTCCCTTTCACCGAGCTGCAGACCTCGGGTCTGGCCGTGGGCCTGCCTGAAGGGCAGATGGGCAACTCGGAGGTCGGCCACACCAACATCGGCGCCGGCCGCATCGTCTACCAGGATCTGGTGCGCATCAACCGCGCCGCCGAGTCCGGTGAGCTGGGCAGCAACCCCGTCATCCGCGCCGCCATGGACAAGGCCAAGGCCGACGGCAAGGCCTTCCACCTGCTCGGATTGGTGTCTCCCGGTGGCGTGCACTCCTCCATGGAGCACCTCTACGCGCTGCTGAAGGCCGCGCGGGATCGCGGGCTGCCGCAGGTCTACATCCACGCGTTCCTCGATGGGCGCGACACGCCGCCGCAGAGCGGCCTGGGCTATGTGGAGGAGCTGGAGCGCTTCCTCAAGGAGACCCACGCCGCGCGCATCGCCACCGTGGGAGGGCGCTACTACGGCATGGACCGCGACAAGCGGTGGGATCGCGTGAAGCTCGCGTATGACAGCATCGTATTCGGCCAGGGCGAGAAGGCCCCGGACGCGCTGGCGGCCATCCGCGCCTCGTACGCGGAGAAGGTGACCGACGAGTTCGTGAAGCCCACCGTTATTACCCAGGGCGACGGCACCCCCGTGGGCCGCATCCGCGATGGCGATGTGGTGATGTTCTTCAACTTCCGCGCGGACCGCGCCCGCGAGATGACGCGCGCGCTGGCGGACCCGACGTTCAAGGAGTTCGAGCGGGGCGGGCTCGTGCTGGGGCGCTACATCTGCATGACCCAGTACGACGAGACCTTCAACCTGCCGGTGGCCTACGGGCCCGAGCAGCCGCAGGAGATCTTCCCCGAGCTGCTGGCGCACCAGGGCCTCAAGCAGTTCCGCACGGCGGAGACCGAGAAGTACGCCCACGTGACGTTCTTCTTCAACGGCGGCCGCGAGGTGGTCTACCCCGGCGAGGAACGGCACCTGGTGCAGTCGCCGCGCGACGTGAAGACGTATGACCTGAAGCCGGAGATGGCCGCGCACGAGGTGACGGCCGAGCTCGTCAAGCGCATCGACTCGGGCAAATACGACTTCGCGCTGGTGAACTTCGCCAACCCGGACATGGTGGGCCACAGCGGCAAGCTGGACGCGGCCATGAAGGCGGTGAAGGCGGTGGACGAGTGCCTTGGACAGCTGGGTGCCGCGTGCCAGCGCAACAACTGGGCCCTCGTCATCTCCGCGGACCACGGCAACTGCGAGCTGATGACGGATCCCACGACGGGCGAGCCGCACACCGCGCACACGCTCAACCCGGTGCCCTTCTATCTGATTCACCCGGACTTCCGCGGCCAGAAGCTGCGCCCCGGCGTGCTGGCGGACATCGCTCCCACCCTCTGCAAGGTGATGGGTCTGCCCCAGCCCAAGGAGATGAACCGCCAGGGCCTCCTCTGA
- a CDS encoding response regulator, translated as MIRKVLLVDDEVDIRTIGFLSLSRVGGWQTVLASSGMEAVTKAAAELPDLILLDVQMPDLDGLTTFGRLRAQAVTAALPIIFMTAKLQAQDVARYLELGALGVIGKPFDPLTLPKEIKRLMPSS; from the coding sequence ATGATCCGCAAGGTCCTGCTCGTGGATGACGAGGTCGATATCCGCACCATCGGCTTCCTGAGCCTGAGCCGTGTGGGAGGGTGGCAGACGGTGTTGGCCTCGTCAGGAATGGAGGCCGTCACCAAGGCCGCCGCCGAGCTGCCGGATCTCATCCTGCTGGATGTGCAGATGCCGGACTTGGACGGGCTCACCACGTTCGGCCGACTGAGGGCTCAGGCCGTCACAGCGGCCCTGCCCATCATCTTCATGACGGCGAAGCTCCAGGCGCAGGATGTGGCGCGCTACCTGGAGCTGGGGGCCCTGGGCGTCATTGGCAAGCCGTTCGATCCACTGACGCTGCCCAAAGAAATCAAGCGGCTGATGCCCTCTTCTTGA
- a CDS encoding RNA ligase RtcB family protein has translation MMTSPTPAPSSARVRIVASSQSWVEGEAVRQLEAVARLPGMRLAVGLPDIHPGKGAPVGAALASEGFLYPFLVGNDIGCGMGLWDVELAARKAKLERWAAKLNLDGPWEGNAEAFLADQGVEPAGFELALGTVGGGNHFAELQRVDSVHDAEVFASLGLREDRVLMLIHSGSRGLGEATLRTHVDKHGAGGLPEDSDDARRYLKRHDHAVAWGRANRALIAQRMMDGIGSTGRRVLDVCHNSVISREVDGCTCWLHRKGAAPSDQGPVVIPGSRGALSYLVLPVGEGSASAHSLAHGAGRKWNRTHARERMRERFTAESLTRTSFKSHVICEDRDLLFEEAPPAYKPIDRVVTDLVEAGLVRVVATLAPVLTYKTRGGARD, from the coding sequence ATGATGACCTCCCCCACTCCGGCCCCCTCCAGCGCTCGCGTCCGAATCGTTGCCTCGTCGCAATCCTGGGTGGAAGGCGAGGCCGTCCGGCAGCTCGAAGCGGTGGCCAGGCTGCCGGGCATGCGGCTCGCGGTGGGGTTGCCCGATATCCACCCGGGCAAAGGCGCTCCGGTGGGCGCGGCACTCGCCTCCGAGGGCTTCCTCTATCCCTTCCTTGTCGGCAACGACATCGGCTGTGGGATGGGGCTGTGGGATGTAGAGCTTGCAGCGCGCAAGGCAAAGCTGGAGCGGTGGGCGGCGAAGCTGAACCTGGATGGACCCTGGGAGGGCAACGCGGAGGCCTTCCTCGCGGACCAGGGAGTAGAGCCCGCGGGCTTCGAGCTGGCGCTCGGCACGGTCGGCGGGGGCAACCACTTCGCGGAGCTCCAACGGGTGGACTCGGTGCATGACGCGGAGGTCTTCGCCTCGCTGGGGCTGAGAGAGGACCGGGTGCTGATGCTCATCCACTCCGGCTCACGAGGACTGGGCGAGGCCACGCTGCGGACCCACGTGGACAAGCATGGCGCGGGCGGGCTGCCGGAGGACTCGGACGACGCGCGGCGGTACTTGAAGCGGCATGACCATGCGGTGGCCTGGGGCCGGGCGAACCGCGCGCTGATTGCCCAGCGCATGATGGACGGCATCGGCTCCACGGGGCGGCGGGTGCTGGACGTGTGCCACAACAGCGTCATCTCGCGTGAGGTGGACGGCTGCACGTGCTGGCTGCACCGCAAGGGCGCGGCGCCCTCGGACCAGGGCCCCGTTGTGATTCCCGGCAGCCGCGGCGCTTTGAGTTACCTGGTCCTCCCCGTGGGCGAGGGCTCCGCGAGCGCGCACAGTCTGGCGCACGGCGCCGGCCGCAAGTGGAACCGCACCCACGCGCGTGAGCGGATGCGCGAGCGCTTCACCGCCGAGTCCCTGACCCGCACCTCCTTCAAGAGCCACGTCATCTGCGAGGACCGCGACCTGCTCTTCGAGGAGGCCCCGCCCGCGTACAAGCCCATTGACCGCGTGGTGACGGACCTGGTGGAGGCGGGGCTCGTGCGCGTGGTGGCCACCCTGGCCCCCGTGCTCACCTACAAGACGCGCGGCGGCGCCCGGGACTAA
- a CDS encoding chemotaxis protein CheW: MTLALVPGQAERYSTFMLGGEHYAIPAECVREVLTDVAVTHVPAAPRFMRGAIPVGGKPVPVVDLGSRLGQAFRSTAARTVVLVVTVQHDGQTALLGLTADTLGAQVHLSSRDVVAAPSFGATSNMDSFIAGMGRHGNGLVLLLDVDRILSASEMLAADEFAACAELTPGQPPNPSHLRSL, encoded by the coding sequence ATGACGCTGGCGCTGGTGCCAGGGCAGGCTGAGCGGTACTCCACCTTCATGCTGGGTGGGGAGCACTACGCCATTCCCGCAGAGTGTGTCCGCGAGGTGCTCACCGACGTCGCCGTCACCCACGTCCCCGCTGCGCCCCGCTTCATGCGCGGGGCCATTCCCGTGGGCGGCAAGCCGGTGCCGGTGGTGGATCTCGGCTCTCGGCTCGGACAGGCGTTCCGCTCCACCGCCGCGCGCACCGTGGTCCTCGTGGTGACGGTGCAGCACGATGGCCAGACGGCGCTGCTGGGGCTGACGGCGGACACGCTGGGCGCCCAGGTCCACCTCAGCTCGAGGGACGTGGTGGCCGCTCCCTCCTTCGGCGCCACCAGCAACATGGACTCCTTCATCGCTGGCATGGGCCGCCATGGCAACGGGCTCGTCCTGCTGCTGGACGTGGACCGCATCCTGTCTGCCTCCGAGATGCTCGCGGCGGATGAGTTCGCCGCCTGCGCCGAGCTGACCCCGGGCCAGCCGCCGAACCCCTCGCACCTCCGCTCGCTCTAG
- a CDS encoding sigma-54-dependent transcriptional regulator translates to MQGRVLIVDDDESLCRLLALKLKAMSFQALFRTSGAAALEALQAEDADVVLTDLNMTGMSGLELCQRVAATRPDLPVVVLTAHGTFDSVVGALRAGAYDFAIKPPDMETLGMTLSRAVERHRLRQEVNRLRRAVAEGGRFADLLGSSPAMQRLFDLLDRVAESESSVLIIGESGTGKEVVARALWSRGKRKDGPFVAVNCAAVPEQLLESELFGHAKGAFTDARSARAGLFQQADGGTLFLDEIGDMPIHLQVKVLRALQERKVRPVGADAEVPVDLRLIAATNKDLETAIAEGKFRQDLYFRLNVIQVDLPPLRARGGDVLVLAQHFLQIFAARANKGVTGLSPEVAKALTAYSWPGNVRELQNCIERAVALTRGDQLVPDDLPERIRAFKSSHVVVAGDDPSELIPMEEVERRYISRVMQSVGGNKTLAARVLGFDRTTLYRKLERYGLVSSETPPSRPNS, encoded by the coding sequence ATGCAAGGCCGTGTGCTCATCGTGGATGACGACGAAAGCTTGTGCCGACTGCTGGCGCTGAAGCTCAAGGCCATGAGCTTCCAAGCCCTGTTCCGCACGTCGGGCGCGGCGGCCCTGGAGGCCCTCCAGGCCGAGGACGCGGACGTGGTCCTCACGGACCTGAACATGACGGGCATGAGCGGGCTGGAGCTGTGCCAGCGCGTAGCCGCTACGCGGCCGGATCTCCCGGTGGTGGTTCTGACGGCGCACGGCACGTTCGACTCGGTGGTGGGCGCGCTGCGTGCGGGCGCCTATGACTTCGCCATCAAGCCCCCGGACATGGAGACGCTGGGGATGACGCTGTCGCGCGCGGTGGAGCGCCACCGGCTGCGGCAAGAGGTCAACCGGCTGCGCCGGGCGGTGGCCGAGGGTGGCCGGTTCGCGGACCTGCTGGGCAGCAGCCCCGCCATGCAGCGGCTGTTCGACCTCCTGGACCGGGTGGCCGAGTCCGAGTCCTCGGTGCTCATCATCGGCGAGAGCGGCACGGGCAAGGAGGTGGTGGCGCGCGCCCTGTGGAGCCGGGGCAAGCGCAAGGATGGGCCCTTCGTGGCGGTGAACTGCGCGGCGGTGCCCGAGCAGCTGCTGGAGAGCGAGCTGTTCGGCCACGCCAAGGGCGCCTTCACGGATGCGCGCTCGGCGCGCGCGGGCCTCTTCCAGCAGGCCGACGGCGGCACCCTGTTCCTGGACGAGATTGGCGACATGCCCATCCACCTCCAGGTGAAGGTGCTCCGGGCGCTGCAGGAGCGGAAGGTTCGGCCGGTGGGCGCGGACGCGGAGGTACCGGTGGACCTGCGCCTCATCGCCGCCACCAACAAGGATTTGGAGACGGCCATTGCCGAGGGCAAGTTCCGGCAGGACCTCTACTTCCGCCTGAACGTCATCCAAGTGGACCTGCCACCGCTGAGGGCGCGCGGCGGAGACGTGCTGGTGCTGGCGCAGCACTTCCTCCAGATTTTCGCCGCCCGGGCCAACAAGGGCGTTACCGGCCTGTCCCCCGAGGTGGCCAAGGCGCTCACGGCGTACTCCTGGCCGGGCAACGTGCGCGAGCTGCAGAACTGCATCGAGCGTGCGGTGGCGCTCACGCGCGGCGACCAGCTGGTGCCGGATGACCTGCCCGAGCGCATCCGCGCCTTCAAGTCCTCGCACGTCGTCGTCGCCGGAGATGACCCCAGCGAGCTCATCCCCATGGAGGAGGTGGAGCGCCGCTACATCTCCCGCGTCATGCAGTCCGTGGGAGGCAACAAGACGCTGGCGGCCCGAGTGCTCGGCTTCGACCGCACCACGCTCTACCGCAAGCTGGAGCGCTACGGCCTGGTCTCCTCCGAGACGCCTCCCAGCCGCCCCAACAGCTGA
- a CDS encoding Hpt domain-containing protein — MDEETAAAIAALNAEYGARLPEKYRELANATARAQQGSPQALEEALKLAHTLHGTAGAYGFAQVSSAAARLEAALRQFRTGAGNWDGVQTALQELSHIRNGNKR, encoded by the coding sequence ATGGACGAGGAAACCGCCGCCGCCATTGCCGCGCTGAACGCCGAGTACGGCGCCCGCCTCCCAGAGAAGTACCGTGAGTTGGCGAACGCGACCGCTCGGGCGCAGCAGGGCTCCCCCCAGGCGCTGGAGGAGGCCCTCAAGCTCGCGCACACGCTGCATGGCACCGCAGGCGCCTATGGGTTCGCGCAGGTGAGCAGTGCGGCGGCACGTTTGGAGGCGGCGCTCCGGCAGTTCCGCACGGGCGCTGGCAACTGGGACGGCGTGCAGACAGCGCTCCAGGAGCTCAGCCACATCCGGAACGGAAATAAGCGCTGA
- a CDS encoding DUF4388 domain-containing protein, with amino-acid sequence MKTVLLLSTDSSTRDTVTCAFAPHSDLRLVLASSFHGALWTMCEEEVDLVITDLGMPERQGLDLLAYMANYRSKVPVLTMSAAKPSRGMQGQLCWRGHLSTSLRPNVLLSYVREGLRSVERGDYRPVGLHDLLRVLSYEQDTCTLQVKAGLKAGHLQLVRGKIVHAVCGETEAESAARELLSWQTPWLRMEPMPTRLNETLVDQHLSEQVA; translated from the coding sequence ATGAAGACCGTGCTCCTCCTCAGCACCGACTCCAGCACCCGTGACACGGTGACCTGCGCTTTCGCGCCGCACTCGGACCTCCGCCTGGTGCTGGCCTCCAGCTTCCATGGCGCGCTGTGGACCATGTGCGAGGAAGAGGTGGACCTCGTCATCACCGATCTGGGGATGCCCGAGCGTCAGGGGCTCGACTTGCTGGCCTACATGGCCAACTACCGCTCCAAGGTGCCGGTGCTGACGATGAGTGCCGCGAAGCCGTCCCGGGGCATGCAGGGCCAGCTCTGCTGGAGAGGCCACCTGAGCACGTCCCTGCGGCCCAACGTGCTCCTCTCCTACGTGCGCGAGGGCCTGCGGAGCGTGGAGCGCGGGGACTACCGCCCCGTGGGGCTGCATGACTTGCTGCGCGTCCTCTCGTACGAGCAGGACACGTGCACGCTGCAGGTGAAGGCGGGGCTGAAGGCGGGCCACCTGCAGCTCGTCCGGGGGAAGATCGTCCACGCGGTCTGCGGCGAGACGGAGGCCGAGTCGGCCGCTCGCGAGCTGCTGAGCTGGCAGACCCCGTGGCTGCGCATGGAGCCCATGCCCACCCGTCTGAACGAGACCCTGGTGGACCAGCACCTGTCAGAGCAAGTGGCCTGA